Proteins from a single region of Streptomyces glaucescens:
- a CDS encoding M6 family metalloprotease domain-containing protein, translating to MSPRPHPEVLVPRPLPRPRLRSTAAVFTTLAALAATSLFTGPSVAEPFSAAPCALQRTKVHHSEGLDTWNAAYPRPARSLDAVMVFLSFPDSEPLTTPAELTADHFPVTSRYFAQASYGRFTLRPHPLRNWIRMPRPSTAYAIQRDWSAPHRAAYLRDALAASDRQVDYSRYDVVYLVADPHAPGVDSDATKVVNLDSPLRADGADIRRVVTVFENHPPDRLVLAHETGHVFDLPDLYHRPADGKGDWDTHVGDWDLMGSQFGLAPDLFGWHKWKLGWLEERQVVCVPGSEPARLTLESLGAGPGVPATGTAGVPVFGSGRGTKLAVVRTGPDRVLAFEARGAVGNDHATCRQGVLVYRVRNGAESGGGPVQVLDAHPRTEACWENSVYPALADAPVGVGESFTVPGEDVRVEVEGRTASGAWTVKISPARES from the coding sequence GTGTCCCCCCGACCGCATCCGGAGGTCCTCGTGCCGCGTCCGCTCCCGCGCCCCCGACTGCGCAGCACCGCGGCCGTGTTCACCACCCTGGCGGCCCTCGCCGCGACCTCCCTCTTCACCGGCCCCTCCGTCGCCGAGCCCTTCTCGGCGGCCCCCTGCGCCCTGCAGCGCACGAAGGTGCACCACTCGGAGGGCCTGGACACCTGGAACGCCGCCTATCCCCGGCCGGCCCGTTCGCTCGACGCGGTGATGGTCTTCCTGTCCTTCCCGGACTCCGAGCCGCTGACCACCCCGGCGGAGCTGACCGCGGATCACTTCCCGGTGACGAGCCGCTACTTCGCACAGGCGTCCTACGGCCGGTTCACGCTGCGCCCGCACCCGCTGCGCAACTGGATCCGGATGCCGCGCCCGTCCACGGCGTACGCCATACAGCGCGACTGGAGCGCCCCGCATCGCGCCGCCTATCTGCGCGACGCGCTCGCGGCCAGCGACCGGCAGGTGGACTACTCGCGCTACGACGTCGTCTACCTCGTCGCCGATCCGCACGCGCCCGGCGTGGACTCGGACGCCACCAAGGTGGTCAATCTGGACAGTCCGCTGCGGGCCGACGGCGCGGACATCCGGCGGGTCGTCACCGTGTTCGAGAACCATCCGCCGGACCGGCTGGTCCTCGCCCACGAGACCGGTCACGTGTTCGACCTGCCCGACCTCTACCACCGCCCGGCGGACGGCAAGGGCGACTGGGACACCCATGTCGGCGACTGGGACCTGATGGGCAGCCAGTTCGGCCTGGCGCCGGACCTCTTCGGCTGGCACAAGTGGAAGCTGGGCTGGCTGGAGGAGCGCCAGGTGGTGTGCGTGCCCGGCAGCGAGCCGGCCCGGCTGACCCTGGAGTCACTGGGTGCCGGCCCGGGTGTGCCGGCGACGGGGACCGCCGGGGTGCCCGTCTTCGGCTCCGGCCGCGGGACCAAGCTGGCGGTGGTGCGCACCGGCCCGGACCGGGTGCTGGCCTTCGAGGCGCGCGGCGCGGTCGGCAACGATCACGCCACCTGCCGGCAGGGGGTCCTGGTGTACCGGGTGCGCAACGGCGCCGAGTCCGGGGGCGGGCCGGTCCAGGTGCTGGACGCCCATCCGAGGACGGAGGCCTGCTGGGAGAACTCGGTCTACCCCGCGCTCGCCGACGCCCCCGTCGGGGTGGGCGAGAGCTTCACCGTGCCCGGCGAGGACGTCCGGGTCGAGGTCGAGGGACGGACGGCGTCGGGCGCGTGGACCGTCAAGATCTCGCCGGCGCGGGAGAGCTGA